From a region of the Acidobacteriota bacterium genome:
- a CDS encoding aldehyde dehydrogenase family protein yields MNTGSYVNGKWYHPASSGTTKNINPADTSDVIAEYPLATAADVRLAIDAAVAAWPAWKKTPGPERGRVLWRAADIARRRVDEIARTLTREEGKILKEARGETLKGISLLEYYAGEGFRMHGKTLPSESRDTFTYTLRQPLGVVGLIAPWNFPWAIPVWKSAPAIVAGNCVVFKPAELTPATSALLAEIYDEAGLPPGVFNMLVGTGAEVGEAMVQAPELRAISFTGSNRIGGALYVKCAQRGAKVTCEMGGKNAVIVMPDADLDKAAIAIHGGAFGSTGQRCTATSRVIVHPDVKDALVERLVAAAQKMKLGPGLDDASDMGPSVGDSQWQTVMDYIKVGQGEGARLLTGGTRPESLSHGYFVEPTIFDGVSPSMRIFKEEIFGPVLSVATASSLEEALRFANAVEYGLTTSIFTENITAVMRFVDEVETGMVHVNEPTVGGEAQLPFGGTKSTGVGEREMAEEGLNFFTELKTVFINYSGKAERSMTR; encoded by the coding sequence ATGAACACCGGCTCTTACGTCAACGGCAAGTGGTATCACCCGGCTTCGAGCGGGACCACGAAGAATATCAACCCGGCCGACACCAGCGACGTGATCGCCGAGTACCCGCTGGCGACGGCCGCCGACGTGCGGCTGGCCATTGATGCGGCGGTGGCGGCCTGGCCGGCGTGGAAGAAGACGCCGGGGCCGGAGCGTGGCCGCGTGCTGTGGCGGGCCGCCGACATCGCGCGCCGGCGCGTCGACGAGATCGCCCGCACCCTGACCCGCGAGGAAGGCAAGATCCTGAAAGAGGCGCGTGGCGAAACGCTGAAGGGCATCTCGCTGCTCGAGTACTACGCCGGCGAGGGCTTCCGGATGCACGGCAAGACGCTGCCGTCCGAATCACGCGACACCTTCACCTACACCCTCCGGCAACCCCTGGGCGTGGTCGGCCTGATCGCGCCCTGGAATTTCCCGTGGGCCATCCCGGTGTGGAAGAGCGCCCCGGCCATCGTCGCCGGCAACTGCGTGGTCTTCAAGCCGGCCGAGCTCACGCCGGCGACCTCGGCGCTTTTGGCCGAGATCTACGATGAGGCGGGACTGCCGCCCGGCGTCTTCAACATGTTGGTCGGAACCGGCGCCGAGGTTGGCGAAGCGATGGTGCAGGCCCCGGAGCTGCGCGCCATCTCGTTTACCGGTTCGAATCGCATCGGCGGCGCCCTGTACGTGAAGTGTGCCCAGCGCGGCGCGAAGGTGACCTGCGAAATGGGCGGCAAGAACGCCGTCATCGTCATGCCCGACGCCGATCTCGACAAGGCCGCCATCGCCATTCACGGCGGCGCCTTCGGTTCCACCGGGCAGCGCTGCACGGCGACCTCACGCGTGATTGTCCATCCCGACGTCAAGGACGCGCTGGTCGAACGGCTGGTGGCGGCGGCGCAGAAGATGAAGCTTGGCCCGGGCCTGGACGACGCGTCTGACATGGGGCCGTCAGTCGGCGACAGCCAGTGGCAGACGGTGATGGACTACATCAAGGTCGGCCAGGGCGAAGGCGCGCGCCTGCTGACCGGCGGCACGCGGCCCGAGTCGCTCAGCCACGGATACTTCGTCGAGCCGACCATTTTCGATGGCGTCTCGCCGTCCATGCGCATCTTCAAGGAGGAGATCTTCGGACCGGTGCTGTCGGTCGCGACCGCCTCGTCGCTCGAGGAAGCGTTGCGCTTCGCCAACGCGGTCGAGTACGGTTTGACGACGTCGATCTTCACGGAGAACATCACCGCGGTGATGAGGTTCGTGGACGAAGTGGAGACCGGCATGGTCCACGTCAACGAACCCACCGTCGGCGGCGAGGCGCAGCTGCCGTTTGGCGGCACCAAGTCGACCGGCGTCGGCGAGCGCGAGATGGCCGAGGAAGGCCTGAACTTCTTCACCGAGTTGAAGACCGTGTTCATCAACTACTCGGGCAAGGCTGAGCGCTCAATGACGCGCTAA
- a CDS encoding M56 family metallopeptidase, whose product MSRAMLMVSVALASYALLSSLASLLAVVAWQCGWLSRQKWPPAIRARRLVMLRAFPVASAGIIVSLLVMPAFVMFEPVRTTEPVGPLLIGLALVGLALLGSGVATAAISALATWRVERRWLRAARPLDLDPPAGVPAYAVDSFTPIVALVGVFAPKLMAARTIIDACEQDELARIVAHERGHLRARDNLKRWLMACAPDLLRWTPAHHAIVLAWDDAAEDAADDVATAGHEKARLDLAALLVKVARLSAGPGWTAATISPFIERDRLDRRVRRLLSSTQNADAPRPAPAQALVLTAIAGVVLTTAGSPTAMKTLYEAVEAVVAFGR is encoded by the coding sequence ATGAGCCGCGCCATGCTCATGGTTTCGGTGGCGCTCGCCAGCTACGCGCTGCTCAGCAGCCTGGCCTCGCTCCTGGCAGTGGTCGCCTGGCAATGCGGCTGGCTCTCCCGCCAGAAATGGCCACCGGCCATCCGCGCGCGCCGTCTCGTCATGCTCCGCGCCTTCCCCGTTGCGTCTGCGGGCATCATCGTCTCGTTATTGGTCATGCCGGCATTCGTCATGTTCGAGCCGGTGCGGACCACCGAGCCGGTCGGGCCTCTACTTATCGGCCTGGCGCTCGTCGGCCTCGCGCTGCTCGGGTCCGGTGTCGCGACCGCCGCCATCAGCGCCCTTGCCACCTGGCGCGTCGAGCGCCGCTGGCTGCGCGCGGCCAGGCCTCTTGATCTCGATCCGCCGGCCGGCGTTCCCGCCTACGCCGTTGACTCGTTCACGCCAATCGTGGCCCTGGTCGGCGTGTTCGCGCCGAAGCTGATGGCGGCGCGGACCATCATCGATGCCTGCGAACAAGACGAGTTGGCCAGGATCGTCGCGCACGAACGCGGCCACCTGCGCGCCAGGGACAACCTGAAGCGATGGTTGATGGCGTGCGCCCCCGACCTGCTGCGCTGGACCCCCGCGCACCACGCGATCGTCCTGGCTTGGGATGACGCCGCGGAAGATGCGGCCGACGATGTGGCGACGGCCGGCCACGAGAAGGCGCGGCTGGACCTGGCCGCGTTGCTGGTGAAAGTCGCGCGGCTGTCGGCCGGCCCGGGCTGGACCGCCGCGACCATCAGCCCCTTCATCGAGCGCGACCGCCTCGACCGCCGGGTCCGTCGCCTGCTCTCGTCCACGCAGAACGCCGATGCGCCCCGCCCAGCTCCGGCGCAAGCCCTCGTCCTTACCGCCATCGCCGGCGTCGTGTTGACGACCGCCGGCAGTCCGACGGCTATGAAGACCCTGTACGAAGCCGTCGAAGCCGTCGTCGCCTTCGGCCGTTAA
- a CDS encoding four helix bundle protein, with translation MAKHFRELVAWQLAFELREQVLKLTKSGPASRDRRFCEQLNDSSRSIASNIAEGFGRYDPGDFARFLSIARGSLDETENHLRDGVESSYFPAALVGPLILKGARCRSAITSLQVYLRSAAAKQKAKKNHRA, from the coding sequence ATGGCCAAGCACTTTCGGGAACTGGTGGCATGGCAACTTGCCTTCGAGCTTCGTGAGCAGGTGCTCAAGCTGACCAAGTCCGGTCCGGCGTCTCGAGATCGCAGATTCTGCGAACAGTTGAATGATTCGAGCCGGTCAATTGCCAGCAATATTGCCGAAGGGTTTGGCCGCTATGACCCCGGCGACTTCGCCAGGTTCTTGAGCATCGCTCGCGGCTCACTGGACGAGACGGAGAACCACTTACGAGACGGGGTAGAGAGTAGCTACTTCCCAGCGGCGTTGGTCGGTCCCCTCATCCTAAAAGGCGCTCGCTGCCGCTCCGCCATCACTAGCCTGCAGGTCTACCTACGATCGGCGGCAGCAAAACAGAAAGCCAAAAAGAACCACCGTGCTTGA
- a CDS encoding n-acetylglutamate synthase, protein MPIDYDDRIFTSVTNSATGDVGSETRFHYHHLADVVWATYQGGAVAFGTLIAQVQKDGSLDMRYQHVTSDGAIKAGKCQSRPEILVDGRIRLHEQWQWTEGGTEAGESIVEEMP, encoded by the coding sequence ATGCCCATCGACTACGACGACCGGATTTTCACCTCAGTTACCAACTCGGCGACCGGGGATGTCGGCAGTGAGACCAGGTTCCACTACCACCATCTTGCTGACGTCGTGTGGGCGACCTACCAGGGCGGCGCGGTCGCGTTCGGCACCCTGATCGCGCAGGTTCAGAAGGACGGTTCGCTCGATATGCGCTACCAGCACGTGACGTCCGACGGCGCCATCAAGGCTGGCAAATGCCAATCGCGACCGGAGATCCTCGTGGACGGCCGTATTCGCCTGCACGAACAATGGCAATGGACCGAGGGCGGCACCGAAGCCGGCGAGTCGATTGTCGAGGAGATGCCGTGA
- a CDS encoding BlaI/MecI/CopY family transcriptional regulator, which translates to MSDTARPPRTHFDAAFGPLESRVLDALWSRTTAACVRDLQPAFPGVAYTTLMTTLDRLFRKGVLRRDKIGRAFFYQPQVTRDELRSQLAGSTFAIMLPGDASSARPILSQFVDAVGDRDRALLDELEGLVRARRQQLERTMATPRDAISRKDAK; encoded by the coding sequence ATGTCCGACACTGCGCGGCCGCCACGCACGCATTTCGACGCGGCTTTCGGGCCGCTCGAAAGCCGCGTGCTCGACGCCCTGTGGTCGCGCACCACGGCGGCGTGCGTCCGCGATCTGCAGCCCGCGTTCCCCGGCGTGGCCTACACCACGCTGATGACCACGCTCGACCGGTTGTTCCGCAAGGGGGTGCTGCGCCGCGACAAGATCGGGCGCGCGTTTTTCTATCAACCGCAGGTCACGCGAGATGAGCTGCGATCACAACTGGCCGGGTCGACGTTCGCGATCATGCTGCCGGGCGACGCCTCTTCGGCGCGGCCGATCCTGTCGCAGTTCGTGGATGCCGTGGGCGATCGCGATCGCGCGCTGCTCGACGAACTCGAAGGCCTGGTGCGGGCCCGCCGGCAACAGCTAGAACGCACAATGGCGACGCCGCGCGACGCCATCAGCCGGAAGGACGCCAAATGA
- a CDS encoding 6-carboxytetrahydropterin synthase: MEKIIVTAKFHAGHRQLGYPGKCRFVHGHTWQGKVVVATEEFPRNDLDMSIDFGDIKNVMRALDHKMLITAQDTAFLDAGLFEPEGIVMLKGKGPSVENVAHHVFDGVEALIRTQYPGRAICYTIEVTIQETENNTFIVEKAVTI, translated from the coding sequence ATGGAGAAAATCATCGTCACCGCCAAGTTCCATGCGGGCCACCGCCAGCTGGGGTACCCCGGCAAGTGCCGGTTCGTCCACGGCCACACCTGGCAGGGCAAAGTGGTGGTGGCGACGGAGGAGTTTCCCCGCAACGACCTCGACATGTCGATCGACTTCGGTGACATCAAGAACGTGATGCGCGCGCTCGACCACAAGATGCTGATCACCGCCCAGGATACAGCGTTCCTCGACGCCGGCCTGTTCGAGCCGGAGGGGATCGTGATGCTGAAGGGCAAGGGACCCAGCGTCGAGAACGTCGCGCACCACGTCTTCGACGGCGTCGAGGCGCTCATCCGGACGCAGTATCCCGGCAGGGCCATTTGCTACACGATCGAGGTGACCATCCAGGAAACCGAGAACAACACCTTCATCGTCGAGAAGGCCGTGACGATTTAG
- a CDS encoding EVE domain-containing protein translates to MTRYWLMKCEPSAYTIADLERDGKTGWEGVRNYQARNFMRDDMQVGDGVLFYASNADPSGVAGLATISRTGYPDPFASRKGHDYYDPKHTADQPIWFSVEIAFVERFKEVLPLTMLKQVKGLQKMMVNQKGSRLSVQPVTQKEYEIVCRLARH, encoded by the coding sequence GTGACCCGTTACTGGCTGATGAAGTGCGAGCCGAGCGCCTACACCATCGCGGATCTCGAACGCGACGGCAAGACCGGGTGGGAGGGCGTCCGTAACTACCAGGCCCGCAACTTCATGCGCGACGACATGCAGGTGGGCGACGGCGTGCTGTTCTACGCGTCCAATGCCGATCCGTCCGGCGTCGCCGGGTTGGCGACCATCTCGCGGACGGGCTATCCCGACCCGTTCGCCTCACGGAAAGGCCACGACTACTACGACCCAAAGCACACCGCCGACCAGCCGATCTGGTTCAGCGTGGAGATCGCCTTCGTCGAGCGGTTCAAGGAAGTGCTGCCGTTGACCATGCTGAAGCAGGTCAAGGGGCTGCAGAAGATGATGGTGAACCAGAAAGGCAGCCGGCTGTCGGTGCAGCCGGTCACCCAGAAGGAATATGAGATCGTCTGTCGTTTAGCGCGTCATTGA
- a CDS encoding TonB-dependent receptor, which produces MYLRFLLVLAILALPSSAFAMKGRVVDQQGRPVANATVSVLGRPGEAITDADGRFEWQPDPPTPFEVLVIDKAGSYSRPVLIETVVPGQEVLITIAPLLSESVTVTGSAPSIEATPAAATTSVSGRDVSVRQPANLMQAIENVAGVNQVSEGQAAVPAIRGLARGRTLILIDGARVSSERRAGASATFLDPSLVEGVDVARGPGSVAYGSDAFGGVISVRTRRVPPGSPWAAQFSGTAGTGVPELRASVEVSKGFAHGGVLMAAHVREADDWNSPQGEVFNSGFSDRGFMVRAEQQARGGVLSAGWQSDFGRDIERPRDNSQAVRFYYPAEDSHRFTAGYEAREIAGFQRLGVTTFVGNHAQVTDQDRFATATTVRTIERADVTANDFQVRGFGERLFGTSRFEIGLDVNGRAGLHAIDDFITYNLAGEVVSTHPRVSIDSARRTDTGAYASIDSALSSVLAVGAGVRGDYVTTRNEGGYFGDHRTSNGAFSGFASATLGSFRGISLTGQIARGFRDPVLSDRYYRGPTGRGYITGNPELDPETSIQGDLALRYVAPRFRLATYYYDYRIHDLIERYATSSDDFFFRNRGSARIRGFEVEGQAEIGAGLSLELATQVAEGRALDDDAYLDDISPTNISAVLRRQFGAGAFGQVRVAYFSDDEHTGPTERRVPGYTLLDAAAGFRVAKPLELRLQARNLLNQEYYASQDVRAVLAPGRSASLIAAVKF; this is translated from the coding sequence ATGTACCTTCGGTTTCTGCTGGTCCTGGCGATCCTGGCCCTGCCCTCATCGGCCTTCGCGATGAAGGGGCGAGTGGTGGACCAACAGGGCCGTCCGGTAGCCAATGCCACGGTCTCGGTGCTCGGCCGCCCCGGCGAAGCGATTACCGACGCGGATGGCCGTTTCGAGTGGCAGCCCGATCCGCCGACCCCCTTCGAGGTGCTGGTCATCGACAAGGCGGGGTCGTACTCGCGACCCGTGTTGATCGAGACGGTGGTGCCCGGGCAGGAAGTGCTGATCACGATCGCGCCGTTGCTGAGCGAGTCGGTCACGGTCACCGGCTCGGCGCCCAGTATTGAAGCCACGCCGGCCGCGGCGACGACGAGCGTGAGCGGCCGCGACGTGTCGGTGCGCCAGCCGGCCAACCTGATGCAGGCGATCGAGAACGTCGCCGGCGTCAACCAGGTTTCCGAGGGCCAGGCCGCGGTGCCCGCCATTCGCGGACTGGCGCGCGGCCGTACGCTGATCCTGATCGACGGCGCCCGGGTCAGTTCCGAGCGCCGCGCCGGGGCCAGCGCGACATTCCTGGATCCGTCGCTGGTCGAGGGCGTGGACGTGGCGCGGGGACCGGGTTCGGTCGCCTACGGCTCCGACGCGTTTGGCGGGGTGATCTCGGTGCGCACCAGGCGCGTGCCGCCCGGCTCGCCGTGGGCGGCGCAGTTTTCGGGCACGGCCGGCACCGGGGTGCCGGAACTGCGCGCTTCGGTCGAAGTGTCGAAGGGCTTCGCCCACGGCGGCGTGCTGATGGCGGCGCACGTGCGCGAGGCCGATGATTGGAACAGCCCCCAGGGCGAGGTCTTCAACTCCGGGTTCTCCGATCGCGGGTTCATGGTCCGCGCCGAGCAGCAAGCCAGAGGCGGAGTGCTGAGCGCGGGATGGCAAAGCGATTTCGGCCGTGACATCGAGCGGCCGCGGGACAACTCGCAGGCCGTCCGGTTCTACTACCCGGCCGAGGACTCGCATCGCTTCACCGCCGGCTACGAAGCGCGCGAGATCGCAGGGTTCCAGCGGCTGGGCGTCACCACCTTCGTCGGCAACCACGCCCAGGTCACCGACCAGGATCGGTTCGCGACCGCCACGACCGTCCGCACCATCGAGCGAGCCGACGTGACCGCGAACGACTTCCAGGTGCGGGGCTTTGGCGAGCGGCTGTTCGGCACGTCGCGGTTCGAGATCGGGCTGGACGTCAACGGCCGTGCCGGCCTGCATGCCATCGACGACTTCATCACCTACAACCTGGCGGGCGAGGTGGTCAGCACGCACCCGAGAGTCTCGATCGACTCGGCGCGGCGCACCGACACGGGCGCGTACGCCTCGATCGACTCGGCGCTCAGCAGCGTGCTCGCCGTCGGCGCCGGCGTGCGCGGCGACTACGTGACGACCAGGAACGAAGGCGGCTACTTCGGCGATCACCGCACCAGCAACGGCGCCTTCTCCGGCTTTGCGTCGGCCACGCTCGGCAGCTTCCGGGGAATCAGCCTCACCGGCCAGATTGCGCGGGGCTTCCGCGACCCGGTCCTGTCGGACCGCTACTACCGCGGGCCGACCGGGCGTGGCTACATCACCGGCAACCCCGAACTGGATCCGGAAACCAGCATCCAGGGCGACCTCGCGCTGCGCTATGTCGCACCCAGGTTCCGGCTGGCGACCTACTACTACGATTACCGCATCCACGACCTGATCGAACGCTACGCGACCTCGTCCGACGACTTCTTCTTCCGCAATCGCGGCAGCGCCCGCATCCGCGGGTTCGAGGTCGAAGGCCAGGCCGAGATCGGCGCCGGCCTCTCTCTCGAACTGGCGACCCAGGTAGCCGAAGGGCGTGCGCTGGACGACGACGCCTACCTGGACGACATCTCGCCGACCAACATCTCCGCCGTGCTTCGCCGGCAGTTTGGCGCAGGGGCATTTGGGCAGGTGCGGGTCGCCTACTTTTCAGACGACGAGCACACCGGTCCGACCGAGCGCCGCGTCCCGGGCTACACGCTGCTCGACGCCGCGGCCGGCTTCCGGGTGGCGAAGCCGCTCGAGTTGCGTCTCCAGGCCCGCAACCTGCTCAACCAGGAGTACTATGCAAGCCAGGACGTGCGCGCGGTGCTGGCGCCCGGCCGGTCGGCTTCGCTAATTGCAGCGGTCAAGTTCTAG
- a CDS encoding PepSY-associated TM helix domain-containing protein, whose protein sequence is MSFNVLNRKVHYWIGFGAALPVLVMILSGLLLQAKKQSTWVQPAERRGTGASPAIDFAAILAAVKTVPGMHVQSWDDVNRMDVRIARGVAKVWLMNGYEVQVDTGTGAVLQTAYRRSDIIESIHDGSFFGGDWTKLGIFLPAGIVVLLLWISGMWMWWVPYAGKRRLRAERAKSSRPSRR, encoded by the coding sequence GTGTCATTCAACGTCCTCAACCGTAAGGTCCACTACTGGATTGGCTTCGGCGCCGCGCTGCCGGTGCTCGTGATGATCCTGAGCGGGCTCCTGTTACAGGCCAAGAAGCAGTCCACGTGGGTGCAGCCGGCCGAGAGGCGCGGCACCGGCGCGAGCCCGGCGATCGATTTCGCGGCCATCCTCGCAGCGGTCAAGACGGTGCCCGGGATGCACGTGCAATCGTGGGACGACGTGAACCGGATGGATGTGCGCATTGCCAGGGGCGTCGCGAAAGTCTGGTTGATGAACGGCTACGAGGTGCAGGTCGACACCGGCACCGGCGCCGTGCTGCAGACCGCCTATCGCCGATCGGACATCATCGAGTCGATCCACGACGGCTCGTTCTTCGGCGGCGACTGGACCAAGCTCGGCATCTTCCTGCCCGCCGGCATCGTCGTGCTGCTGTTGTGGATCAGCGGAATGTGGATGTGGTGGGTGCCCTATGCCGGCAAGCGGCGACTCAGGGCCGAGCGCGCTAAATCGTCACGGCCTTCTCGACGATGA
- a CDS encoding ABC transporter permease, whose amino-acid sequence MPNFRLALRTLFKTPFVTAVAILSLALGIGANSAIFSLFDQMLMRPLPVAEPAALVNISAPGPKPGSNSCGQAGPCDDVMSYPMFRDLERVQDSFTGIAAHRGAGISVGYQGTTLGGDGLLVSGSYFPVLGLNPALGRLFTPDDDRTIGGHFVTVLSHDYWRTRFQLNPAVLNETLIVNGQALTVIGVAPAGFKGTTLGEVPDLFVPISMRAVMQPGFDGFENRRNYWVYAFARLRPNVSIEQATTAINGPYKSIILDVEVPLQKGMSDQTMERFRAKAIVLAPGQRGQSSVHTEARAPLTILFAVTGTVLLIACANIANLLLARGAGRAAEMAVRLSIGANRRQLITQLLTESVLLAAMGALGGLLVAKWTLDVIASIVPAEAAALVAFKMDPAMLGFAGITALGTGLLFGVFPALHSTRPDLASTLKNQAGQPGGAKAARRFRMTLATVQIAMSMALLVPAGLFAKSLFNVSRVDLGLNTDHLVLFGIAPELNSYSTERTRELFERTEDELAALPGVTGVTAAIVPVLAGDNWNSSLIVEGFEAGPDTNTTGAFNAVGPGYFKTMGVLLVAGREFTRSDAAGAPKVAVVNQAFLRKFNLPENAIGKRFGIGGSNAKLDIEIVGIARDAKYSDVKRVVPAQYYLPYRQQERLGYAYFYVRSALPPEQLVASIPVVMKQLDPGLPLNDLKTMAMQIQENVFMDRLISTLSFAFAALATVLAAVGLYGVLAFTVAQRTREFGLRMALGANGGTVRGMVMKQVAVMAMIGGVIGLAVAIGVGRLAESLLFEMTGYDPLVIGVSTVALALVAMGAGFIPAMRASRIDPMSALRYE is encoded by the coding sequence ATGCCCAATTTCCGCCTGGCCCTGCGTACGCTGTTCAAGACCCCCTTTGTCACCGCGGTGGCCATTCTGTCGCTGGCCCTCGGCATTGGCGCCAATTCGGCCATCTTTTCTCTGTTCGACCAGATGCTGATGCGGCCGCTGCCGGTCGCCGAACCGGCCGCACTCGTCAACATCAGCGCTCCCGGTCCCAAGCCGGGCTCGAACTCGTGCGGCCAGGCGGGGCCCTGTGACGACGTGATGAGCTACCCGATGTTCCGGGATCTCGAGCGTGTCCAGGACTCCTTTACGGGAATTGCCGCCCATCGCGGCGCCGGCATCAGCGTCGGCTACCAGGGGACGACCCTGGGCGGTGACGGCCTGCTGGTCTCGGGCAGTTACTTTCCGGTGCTGGGTCTCAACCCGGCCCTGGGACGTCTGTTCACGCCGGACGACGACCGGACCATTGGCGGCCACTTCGTCACCGTGCTCAGCCACGACTACTGGCGCACGCGGTTCCAGCTGAACCCGGCGGTCCTCAACGAAACCCTGATCGTCAACGGCCAGGCCCTCACGGTGATTGGCGTGGCGCCGGCCGGGTTCAAGGGCACCACCCTCGGCGAGGTTCCCGACCTCTTCGTCCCGATCTCAATGCGCGCCGTCATGCAGCCGGGCTTCGACGGCTTCGAGAACCGGCGCAACTACTGGGTCTATGCCTTCGCGCGTCTAAGACCCAACGTCTCGATTGAGCAGGCGACGACGGCCATTAACGGGCCCTACAAGTCGATCATCCTCGACGTCGAAGTGCCGTTGCAGAAAGGGATGAGCGACCAGACCATGGAGCGCTTCAGGGCGAAAGCCATCGTGCTGGCACCTGGCCAGCGCGGGCAGAGCAGCGTGCACACCGAAGCGCGCGCGCCCCTGACCATCCTGTTCGCCGTGACCGGCACCGTGCTGCTGATCGCCTGCGCGAACATCGCCAACCTGCTGCTGGCACGCGGCGCCGGCCGGGCGGCGGAGATGGCCGTGCGATTGTCGATCGGCGCCAACCGCCGGCAGCTCATCACGCAGTTGCTGACCGAATCGGTACTGCTCGCGGCCATGGGCGCTCTTGGCGGGCTGTTGGTCGCCAAGTGGACGCTCGACGTGATTGCCTCGATCGTTCCCGCCGAGGCAGCGGCCCTCGTGGCGTTCAAGATGGACCCGGCCATGCTCGGCTTCGCGGGGATCACGGCCCTCGGTACCGGCCTTTTGTTCGGCGTTTTTCCGGCACTGCACAGTACCCGGCCTGACCTCGCCTCGACGCTCAAGAACCAGGCGGGCCAGCCCGGCGGCGCCAAGGCCGCGCGCCGTTTCCGCATGACGCTGGCCACCGTCCAGATCGCCATGTCGATGGCGCTGCTCGTGCCCGCGGGCTTGTTCGCGAAGAGCCTGTTCAATGTCAGCCGGGTTGACCTTGGCCTCAACACCGACCATCTCGTGTTGTTCGGCATCGCGCCCGAACTCAATTCGTACTCCACCGAGCGCACCCGCGAACTGTTCGAACGCACCGAGGACGAGCTGGCCGCCTTGCCAGGCGTCACCGGTGTCACCGCCGCCATCGTCCCCGTGCTCGCGGGCGACAACTGGAACAGCAGCCTGATCGTGGAAGGCTTCGAGGCGGGTCCGGATACCAATACGACGGGTGCCTTCAACGCCGTCGGCCCCGGCTACTTCAAGACGATGGGGGTACTGCTCGTGGCCGGGCGAGAATTTACACGATCGGATGCCGCCGGTGCGCCGAAGGTGGCGGTCGTCAACCAGGCCTTCCTGCGCAAGTTCAACCTGCCCGAAAACGCCATCGGCAAGCGTTTCGGCATCGGCGGGTCCAACGCCAAGCTCGACATCGAGATTGTCGGCATTGCCCGCGACGCGAAGTACAGCGACGTCAAGCGGGTGGTGCCGGCGCAGTACTACTTGCCCTACCGGCAGCAAGAGCGCCTGGGCTATGCCTACTTCTACGTGCGCTCGGCCCTGCCGCCAGAGCAATTGGTGGCCAGCATTCCCGTGGTGATGAAGCAGCTGGACCCGGGGTTGCCGCTCAACGACCTGAAGACCATGGCCATGCAGATTCAGGAGAACGTGTTCATGGACCGCTTGATCAGCACGCTGTCGTTCGCGTTCGCGGCGCTCGCGACGGTGCTGGCGGCGGTGGGTCTCTACGGCGTGCTCGCCTTCACGGTGGCCCAGCGGACGCGCGAGTTCGGCCTGCGCATGGCGCTTGGCGCCAACGGCGGCACGGTGCGCGGCATGGTGATGAAGCAGGTGGCCGTCATGGCGATGATCGGCGGCGTCATCGGACTGGCGGTGGCGATCGGCGTCGGCCGACTGGCCGAGTCGTTGCTGTTCGAGATGACCGGATACGATCCCCTGGTGATCGGCGTCTCCACCGTCGCCCTCGCCCTGGTGGCCATGGGCGCGGGATTCATTCCGGCCATGCGCGCGTCGAGGATCGATCCCATGAGTGCGCTGCGATACGAGTAG